In a genomic window of Hippoglossus stenolepis isolate QCI-W04-F060 chromosome 15, HSTE1.2, whole genome shotgun sequence:
- the LOC118122161 gene encoding microfibrillar-associated protein 3-like — protein sequence MSSRLLLCVLLLLLCGRAAQAAPSRSEDEAASSPARMVADPSDRVIVVKEGSDTLIECNVTRGHTDVKWFSPKGAELGEEAGEKWQIEENGVLNISAVSFKDRGRYTCVYTSDGDATKNYTVTLRVAYNSSGLGLYFVIVCLITFTIIMILNVARLCMISSHLKKTENAINEFFRTEGSEKLQKALEVAKRIPIITSAKTLELAKVTQYKTMEFARHMEELARSVPLPPLIMNCRTVEEENMEKGNPASGRAEAVRAVIPGNRPAIGPPCSVKSGEDEEVCEALLSSERRGNDGDVDIKVSVHAVSEKVASENKEAETLAAGSQTNVSIESDV from the exons ATGTCCTCACGCCTGCTGCTCtgcgtcctgctgctgctgctctgtggccGGGCAGCACAGGCAGCTCCCAGCCGCTCAGAGGACGAGGCGGCGTCGTCCCCTGCTCGGATGGTGGCTGACCCCTCCGACAGGGTCATCGTGGTGAAGGAGGGGTCCGACACACTGATCGAGTGCAACGTGACCCGAGGCCACACTGACGTGAAGTGGTTCAGCCCTAAAGGAGCCGAGCTGGGGGAGGAAGCAG GTGAGAAGTGGCAGATCGAGGAGAACGGCGTCCTGAACATCAGCGCGGTCTCCTTTAAAGACCGAGGCCGATACACCTGTGTATACACCAGTGACGGTGACGCCACAAAAAACTACACGGTCACGCTGCGTGTCGCCTACAACTCCAGCGGCCTGGGCCTGTACTTTGTCATCGTCTGCCTCATCACCTTCACCATCATCATGATCCTCAACGTGGCGCGGCTCTGCATGATCAGCAGCCACCTCAAGAAGACGGAGAACGCCATCAACGAGTTCTTCCGCACCGAGGGctctgagaagctgcagaaggCCCTCGAGGTCGCCAAGCGCATCCCCATCATCACGTCGGCCAAGACGCTGGAGCTCGCCAAGGTCACGCAGTACAAGACCATGGAGTTCGCTCGTCACATGGAGGAGCTGGCACGGAGCGTCCCGCTGCCGCCATTGATCATGAACTGCCGAACGGTCGAGGAGGAGAACATGGAGAAGGGAAACCCCGCGTCGGGCCGAGCAGAGGCGGTCAGGGCAGTGATACCTGGGAACCGACCAGCTATAGGCCCGCCATGCTCTGTGAAGAGCGGAGAGGACGAGGAAGTGTGCGAGGCGCTGCTGTCAAGCGAGAGGCGAGGGAACGATGGAGACGTTGACATCAAAGTGTCAGTCCACGCCGTTTCTGAGAAGGTCGCCAGTGAGAATAAAGAGGCGGAGACGCTCGCAGCAGGTTCACAGACAAACGTGTCCATCGAGAGCGACGTGTAG